Within Candidatus Oleimmundimicrobium sp., the genomic segment TCATTATTTTTTTGCTTTTTAGAACCCGGTGAGTTATTTATGGGCGACCCTCCTACGGCAGGCAAGCCGGGTAAACCAGTGATTTATAGCACCAACTTGCAACCCCCCCTTTCTTTCTGCAACCCCATGAAAAATCGAGTAGAATCAAGATATGGAAGATTATAAAAAGATTCAAAGGATAAAAAAACAAAATGAACCACGTCTGATGAAACACTCGCATGTTGTGGGAATCGGTATTGGAAAGAAGAAAGTTAAAAGCGAAGTCCTGCACCAGGAAACCTATATTAGATGCATAAACATCTATGTCACAAAAAAGCTTCCCGAAGAGAAACTTTCTAAAGATGAAATAATCCCCAAAGAAATTGAAGGCATACCGACGCGCGTTATCGAAGTAGGAGAAGTTAAAACCTATCAAGACAAGGAGAGAAATGAATAATCCAAAACTTTCCCCCATTGAAAAAATAATAAGAAGCGCGGAACCAGAAATCGGAACAAAAAACATCGTCGGTGTCGGTTTTGGCCCAAAAATTGTCGAAGGAAAAATAACAAAAGAAAAATCCTTAAGATACTATGTTGAGAAGAAACTTCCCGTTGATGAGCTCCTAAAGAAAGATATCATTCCAAAAACCTTATCCGTATCCACATTTGGATTAAGAAAATTCAAACAAAAAAAGAAGATTGTAACGGATGTAATCGAAATTGGGAAAATTGAAGCTCTTGCCTATCCCTCCATGGCTTACCGGGAAAAAATTAGGCCCGCGCCGGGCGGAGTAAGCATAGCTCATAAAAAAGTAGGAGCGGGAACACTTGGCGTCGTCGTAAGGGATAAAAAAACAGGCAAAAAACTAATTTTAAGTAATAACCACGTTCTGGCAAACGAAAACAGGGCCAAAAAGGGCAACCCGATAATTCAACCGGGCATATTGGACGGTGGCCACAAAAGAAAAGATGTCATAGCAAAATTACTAAGGTGGGTTAAGATTGATTTTTATAATCCAAACACCGTGGACGCGGCGTTGGCGGAGCCCTTGAGCGAAGATTTGGTGGAGGAAACAATCCTCGACATCGGAAAAGTAGGCGGAGTTACCAAAGCAAGGGTTGGTATGATAGTTCAAAAGACCGGGCGCACAACGGGCCACACATACGGGGAAGTTTTAGATACTAAAGCATCCATACGAATACATTATGACAAAGGTGTGCCGCTTTTTAGAAATCAAATTCTTACAACTTTCATGTCCCAACCAGGCGATTCCGGTTCTTTGGTCTTAACAAGGGATAAAAAAGCATGCGGTCTGCTCTTTGCCGGCTCCGATATCGTCTCAATTCACAATCACATCGCAGAAGTTCTTAAGCAATTGGATGTTGAGATATTTATTGATTATGAAGATGAAAATATCTAAAACTTTGTGGTTAAAATAGATACGAGATTGCCACGCCGTGCCTACCGGCAGGCAGGTCGCTTACGCTCCTCGCAATGGCAGAAAGCGGAAGCTCAAGCGCAGCTCCTGTGCCAGGCAATGACGTTTTTCTTCTTTTGTCATCACGAGTGAACGAAGTGAGCGTGGTGATCTCGAAGCTCCTGGTAAACAGAGATTGCTTCGTCCTGATAAACATCGGGACTCGCAATGACAGGAAATGGGAGCTCGCAATGACAGCAGGCAACCAATAACTTCATTATAAGGAACCAAGATGAACATAAAAGTAAATAAAACTACCCTTTCTTTAATCCAAGGAGATATAACCAAACAAGATACCGAGGCCATAGTAAATGCCGCAAACAGTTCTCTTATTGGTGGCGGTGGCGTGGACGGCGCAATTCACAAAATCGGCGGACCCAAAATTCTCAAAGAATGCAAAGAGATAATCAAGAAAATCGGACGACTTCCTACAGGTGAGGCAGTTATAACAACCGGAGGGAGCCTCCTTGCCAAATACGTGATTCACACTGTAGGTCCCATTTGGAGAGGTAGAAAAAACCGAGAGCCGGAGCTTTTGAAAGATGCCTACACAAATAGTTTAAAACTTGCCATGAAAAAAGAGATTAAAACCATCGCTTTCCCGTCAATCAGCACAGGGGCTTACAGGTATCCACTCAAAGAAGCAGCAAAAATCGCCTTAAAAACAGTAGTAGATTTCTTAAAAGAAAACAACAAATTTGATGAGGTGAAATTCGTTCTCTTTACCGAAGAAACTTATCTTGTATACAAGGAAACTTTAAATCTAATTAAAGGTTAGGCTGTCTTTTTCGCAAAACCTCCAAGAATTTTCCCGGCTCCTAAAATCAATACAGCAATCGCAACCAGAATCGCCACATCAACAACCGCGGGAATTTCAATACCTTCTTCCACTTCATGTTCATCTTCTCCATGCTCGATTGTTTCATGCTCTGCCTCTTCTGCCTCATGCTCTATTACAATATGTTCCTCTTCGTGTTCCGCTTCTTCATGGACTTTTTCTCCATGCTCCACGGCTAAAACAAGATTACTATTAAGCGATGTGATTGAAAAAATAGCCAGTAACGCGACTAATAAAACCAATACGGACAACCCTTTATTAGATAGCCTTCCTGACATCATTTCCTCCCAAACGCTTTATTTAAATTCCATTAATAAAATTTTTCAAATCCTTTTTCTTTTCTTGTTTATTTTTAAATCGAGCTAAAATTTATACTTAAAAGAGCATTGAATTTTAGGATTTCTTTTTCTTGGCAAATCCTTCTTCCCAGGAGTCAATAAGAAGTTTTTTTGCTTTTGTCTCACTTGTTTGTTTAGTATTCATTATTAAACTACTCAATATACAAAGCCCTCTTTTTAACAAATCATCCTCAACCCTGCTCAATTTACTACTTTCTTTTTTGTATAACAGATCACAAACCCCTTCGACCACATCAAAAACCGATGAACTCCCTACCATATCCAGATAATAAGAACGAGCAAAAGCGCCTTCTTCCTCTTTGGATTTTGGCTTACTTGCTTTTTCTTTAAGAACGTTTAAAACCTCTTTGATTTCTTTTTTTGACAAAACACTTCTTAATCCTAATTCATCCGCCTTCTCAAATGGCACCATTATCTTCATATTTTCATCTGAAAATAATAATACATAATATTTCTTTTTCTCATCATTAAATTTCTTGGTTGTTACATCCTCAATAATTCCAATTCCATGATATGGATAAAAAACTTTCTCTCCCTTTTTATGCATAATTTTTCCCCTAACTAACGGTTTTTTTTAATCTCATCATTTGTTAATAATAACGCAAAATCGACCTTAATCCACGAAAAAAAATGCTTAATACCGTTTAGCTGGCAAAATAACACATGCGTTTAATCCCGGCTCTATGTTAAGCAGCAATAAGCAAAATTTAAAAAGGAATTAAAAAGCATCGAAATTAACAGCCACTCAATCATTCTCAATTTCATCCGAAGTTTTGCCGACGTTTAAAAGCTTGTCACCCAAACGCTCAAGCTTTCTTTCAGACTCTTCATATTTATTTTTTGCATTTGAGATGTGTCTTCCAACAACCTCAAAATCGTCTCTAAAACGAGTAAGATCTCCTTGCAATCGCCCCAAATAATTCATTACCTTTTTAGCATTTTTCTCAATCGAAAGACCCTTTAACCCCATGACTATAACCTGCAAATAAGCAAGAAACGTGTTGGGTGATACAGGAATTACCCTTTTTCCGACAGCGTAATCACAAATGTTCTCCTCGGAATTATCACCTGACACTATGACCTCATAATAAACATTTTCAGCCGGGATATACATGAAAGCAAAATCTGAAGTTCCTTCATCCGGAAGAATATACTTCTGAGCAATGGCATCTACATGTTTTTTTACATCACGGGCAAAACTTTTCCGGTTAATTTTACGTTCCTCCTCCGTTTGGCTTTCAATTAAACGTCTAAAATTTTCAAGAGGAAATTTTGAATCGACCGGCACTAACATCTTGCCGATATAAACAATGGCATCAACCTTTTCGCCACTTCGAAAACTATATCCCATCTGAAAATATTTTTTTGGAAGAACTTGAGACAATAATTCTTCTAAGAACATCTCACCCATCATCCCACGCAACTTGGGCGCTTGCAAAATATCCTGAAGTTTTGAGATGTCTTTTCCCACATCAATCATCTGGTCAGTAGCTTTAGAAAGTTCACCTAAGCCCTTTTGAACATCGCCTACAACCCTGGTTGCTCCTTGAAGCCGTTCTCCTAAGGTTTTATTTGAATCAGCCATAAGCTTGCTGATGCTTTCAAGTCGCTCATCCATACGCTTATTACCTTCACTTAAACTATCGCGTACCTGTTTTTGAAGTTCTAAAATTTGTTGCTGTAAAAGAGGAATTGACGTCCCTTCTTGTTTAGACCTAAAGACAAGCCCAAAAAACCCAATACAAAACAAGATGGCTATAAAAACGAGCAAAGCAACGAAATATGTCTCCACTTAATTGCCTCCATGTATTTTTATTACCAATAACCTCATTAT encodes:
- a CDS encoding DNA recombination protein RmuC; this translates as METYFVALLVFIAILFCIGFFGLVFRSKQEGTSIPLLQQQILELQKQVRDSLSEGNKRMDERLESISKLMADSNKTLGERLQGATRVVGDVQKGLGELSKATDQMIDVGKDISKLQDILQAPKLRGMMGEMFLEELLSQVLPKKYFQMGYSFRSGEKVDAIVYIGKMLVPVDSKFPLENFRRLIESQTEEERKINRKSFARDVKKHVDAIAQKYILPDEGTSDFAFMYIPAENVYYEVIVSGDNSEENICDYAVGKRVIPVSPNTFLAYLQVIVMGLKGLSIEKNAKKVMNYLGRLQGDLTRFRDDFEVVGRHISNAKNKYEESERKLERLGDKLLNVGKTSDEIEND
- a CDS encoding O-acetyl-ADP-ribose deacetylase encodes the protein MNIKVNKTTLSLIQGDITKQDTEAIVNAANSSLIGGGGVDGAIHKIGGPKILKECKEIIKKIGRLPTGEAVITTGGSLLAKYVIHTVGPIWRGRKNREPELLKDAYTNSLKLAMKKEIKTIAFPSISTGAYRYPLKEAAKIALKTVVDFLKENNKFDEVKFVLFTEETYLVYKETLNLIKG
- a CDS encoding CarD family transcriptional regulator; this encodes MHKKGEKVFYPYHGIGIIEDVTTKKFNDEKKKYYVLLFSDENMKIMVPFEKADELGLRSVLSKKEIKEVLNVLKEKASKPKSKEEEGAFARSYYLDMVGSSSVFDVVEGVCDLLYKKESSKLSRVEDDLLKRGLCILSSLIMNTKQTSETKAKKLLIDSWEEGFAKKKKS